A genomic window from Pseudomonas leptonychotis includes:
- the rpmH gene encoding 50S ribosomal protein L34, whose translation MKRTFQPSTIKRARTHGFRARMATKGGRAVLQRRRAKGRKRLAV comes from the coding sequence ATGAAACGTACTTTCCAACCCAGCACTATCAAACGCGCTCGCACCCACGGTTTCCGTGCCCGTATGGCCACCAAGGGCGGCCGTGCTGTTCTGCAGCGTCGCCGTGCCAAAGGCCGTAAGCGTCTCGCCGTTTAA